DNA from Corynebacterium aurimucosum ATCC 700975:
TTCACACACTCATCGCAATGCCTCAAGGGTTGCACGTGCAGCCTGCTCAAGCGGAGCGTAGTAGGCCGGACCATGCGTCATCGCGTGAACTGCAAGTGGATGTAACTGATGCATCGGCACCCACTTCCGGTATTCCTCACCCACCCCATAACCCCGTAGTATCTCGTCATAGTAGGGCGTTCCGAACAGCTCCAGCATGGCCAAATCCGTCCACGGATGCCCACCGTGCGCTGCAGGGTCAATCATGACCGCCGTGTCCTCCTGGAACAAAACATTTCCTGCCCACAAATCACCATGAATTCGTGCAGGCTCAACGTCCCAGTCCACGGCAGCAATAGCTTCGGCGGCCACATATACGCTGTCCCGCAGCCCCTCCGGAAGTCCTTCTATAAATGGCACCACCCGCTGTTCGGCGTAGAACTCACCCCAGGCTTCGCGTGGTTCGCAGGGTTGCTCCACGCGCCCGATGAAGTTCGCGCCTTCCCACCCCTCTGGCGGTGCGCCGAAAGCTGGGGCTCCTGCCTGATGAACCTGCCGCAACGCTTCACCAAACGCCCGCGCAGCAGCAGCACTCGGTCGCGCCTGCGCTACTCGACGCGTACTAATCGTCGAATCTGTCAGCCCCGCAACTTCCACCACGACGTCCTTTCGTGCGGCTGCTAACCAGCGCAGGCCCGCGGCCTCTGCCTCAGCTTGATCGGCTCGTGCTACTGACTTGGTGAAAACATCCATGCTCCCCAGCATAGAAAAAGGCCGCCTCTGCGAAAGAGACGGCCGATGGTGGAGCTAACGGGATTCGAACCCGTGACCCCCACACTGCCAGTGTGGTGCGCTACCAACTGCGCCATAGCCCCAAGGCAATATTGAATTTTAAAGTGGAGCTAACGGGATTCGAACCCGTGACCCCCACACTGCCAGTGTGGTGCGCTACCAACTGCGCCATAGCCCCTCATACGAGGTGCAACCTTTATGATTGCAACTCGTATCAATATATCCTCTCCCTATTCACTCACCAAATCGCGAGTTGGGGCGCTAAATTTACTTCTCAGTAACGATGTTGACCCATTCCATGATGGAGGTCTTGTCATCCTCCGGAATGTCCTTGCCGTCCTTGATGATGCGCGGCGAAGACACGCTGCCGGTTTCCTTTTCAAGCTTTTCGTAGTTCGAGGTCACCAGCGGGTTTCCTTCACCAACCGGGGCTTCCTCAATGGCCTTCACCGTGGCATCATCTGCGCCCAGTTCCTTCGCGGCAGCAGCGAAGTCTTCCATCTCCCACTTGTTGTACACCTTGGACTGGTTCTCCATGAGGTACTTACGCAGGTTCCAGTAGAGCGTGGCGTCACCGGTCTTTGCTACCTGCTCCATCGCAGCAGCGGCCTTGGAGGAGTGGCCGGTGTTGGACTTGATGCTCTCCAAGCCGTTCGGGCTGCCGTCGAGGAAGTTGAGGGTGCGCACGTGCACGACGAGCTCGCCCGCGTCGATGGCATCCTTCATCTGCTCGTCGGTTTCCTTCGCCAGGTCACCACAGTGCGGGCAGGAGTAGTCCTCGTACAGGTCTACTTCGGTTGCGTCCTTTGCGGCATCCGCAGACTTGAGGGTTACCGCATTGTCCGCGAGGGAAATCTCCATGGAGACATCCTCGGCGGCGTAGTCCCCCAGCGCATCGGTCTGTGCGCCTCGCCCTTGGTAGACGATGTATCCGATTACCACAGCGATAATAACCAGCAGAACAGCGAGGCCCCAGACGAATCCACTATTACTCTTGGAGTTGGGGTCTTTGACTGTACTCATTGAACAACCTTGCCTTTGATGACGTTATTTCGAACAGATGAAAAGCCTACACACCGTTGTTAAGGGTGCAATGCAAACTTGGTGAAAGGACGCTTGATCGTCCACACCATTAAGACAGAATAGAAGACATCACGCAGAAGTGTCATCATGTAGTTCATCACTTGCGCGTCCTCATCAGGGCTAACAGAGAAACACCCGCAGTCAATCCCGAGCCCCCGCGCCCATGCCTGCGCGATGCCGATCATGAATAGAACGAGAACAATCTGCCCCACCCACGCCGATTGGCGCAGGAACAGCCCCAACAGGAGCAACAGGCCGCCGCACACTTCCAGCGGACCGATCAGATAGGACAAATAGTGGGACCACTCTGGGGTAAAGATTTCATATGCCTTGATGCTTTGGGACACCGCGAGCTGGTCCGACAGCTTCGACGCGCCCGCCTTGATCCACACATAGGCCATATAAAATCGCGCGAATGCACTAATGATATCGAGCACGAGTGGTGCGCTGATTTTGGTTTTGGTCACGGAGTTAGCCTAACAATCTACGGGTGCAGGGCATAGCGGCGGTAGGGGCGGCGGATGGTCCAGACGGTGAGGGCGAAGAAGAAAGCGTCGCGAAGCAGCGTCAACGCATAGTTCATACCTTGGTTCACATCGTTGGGATCATAGCCAAAACACCCACAATCGATGACTAACCCACGCGCCCACGCCTGGGCAATGCCCACCATGAACATGACTAGGACCACCGCAGCGACTGCCGACGCCTTCCTTTAGAACAGCCCCAGCAACAGCAGCACCCCACCCATGAGTTCCAGGGGCCCAATGAGGTAGGCCAAGTATCCGGACCACTCCGGGGTAAAGATGCCATAGGCCTTGATGGCCTGGGTCATCTCCATCCGGGCGTCCAGCTTCTGTATGCCGGCGATAATCCACACGGCGGCCATGCCGAATCGGGCGAGTGCGCTGGCCAGGTCAAGCACAGAGGTGCGTTGTGCGGTTGTCATAAACCATTAGCCTAAGCTCCGAGAACCTGTGACACCAGCGCCTGTGCTTCTTCCTGCACCTGCTTGAGGTGTTCTTCGCCACGGAAGCTCTCAGCGTAAATCTTGTACTTATCCTCCGTGCCGGACGGGCGCGCGGCAAACCACGCGTTCTCCGTCCTCACCTTGAGGCCGCCGATCGCCGCGCCGTTGCCCGGCGCCTCGGTGAGCTTGGCGACGATCTCCTCGCCTGCCAGCTCCGTAGCCGTCACCTGCTCCGGGGAGAGCTTCTTCAGGATGGCCTTCTGCTCGCGGGTAGCCGGGGCGTCGGTGCGCGCATAGGCCGGCGCACCATATTCCTCCGCCAGCTCCGCGTAGCGCTGCGACGGGGTCTTATCCGTCACCGCCAGGATCTCCGCGGCCAGCAAGTCCAAGATGATGCCGTCCTTGTCGGTGGACCACACCGTACCGTCGAAGCGCAGGAAGGAAGCGCCCGCGGATTCTTCGCCGCCGAAGCCGAGGGTGCCGTCGACAAGCCCCGGCACAAACCACTTGAAGCCCACCGGCACCTCCACGAGCTCCCGGCCCAGGCTGGCCACGACGCGGTCGATCATGGAAGAGGACACCAAGGTCTTGCCCACGCCCGCATTTCCCCACTGGGGACGGTGGCTAAACAGGTACTCGATGGCCACCGCGAGGTAGTGGTTCGGGTTCATCAGCCCAGCGTCCGGCGTAACAATGCCGTGGCGGTCCGCGTCGGCGTCGTTGCCCGTGGCCAGGTCGTACTTGGAACGGTTATCCACCAACGAAGCCATGGCGTCCGGGGAGGAGCAGTCCATGCGGATCTTGCCGTCGGTATCCAGCGTCATGAAGCGGAAGGTGCCGTCGACGTCGGGGTTCACCACGGTCATGTTCAGCTCGTAGTGCTCAGCAATTGCCGCCCAGTAGTCCACCGAGGCGCCGCCCATGGGGTCCGCTCCGATGCGCACGCCGGCGTCCTTGATGGCCGCCATGTCCACGACGTTGGCCAAATCGGACACATAGGAGTCGAGGTAATTGTGCTTCACACAGCGCGCATCGAGCACTCCGTCAACCGGCACGCGCTTCACACCGTCGAGCCCGGCGCGCAGGTAGTCGTTGGCCTTTGCTGCGATCCAGTCGGTGGCATCGGTATCCGCCGGACCGCCCGTTGGCGGGTTGTACTTGAATCCACCATCGCGCGGCGGGTTGTGGGAGGGGGTAATCACGATGCCGTCGGTGCCCGGGTTGGTCAGGATGGCGTGGGAGACGGCCGGGGTCGGGGTGTAACGGCCGCGGTCATCCACGCGAACCTCTAGGTCGTTGGCAAGGAGGACCTCGAGGGCAGAAACCATGGCGGGTTCGGAGAGCGCGTGGGTATCGCGCCCGATGAAGATGGCACCCGTGGTCCCCCGCTCAGCGCGGTAATCCACGATGGCCTGGGTAATCGCCAGAATGTGAGCTTCGTTGAAGGCGGTGTCCAAGGCGGAGCCGCGGTGGCCGGAGGTGCCGAAGGAAACCTGCTGGTCGGGGTTATCTGCATCGGGGGTGCGGGTGTAATACGCGGTGACTAGTTCTGCAATATCGATGAGATCAGAAGGCTGGGCTAGTTGGCCGGCGCGCTCGTGTGCCATGGTGGGTTCCTCCTTGGAAACGTGGATACACCCTAAGCTTGCCTGCTTCACGCCGTTTTCGCATCCCAATTAGGATGGTTCCTATGCCACAGATCCTTCTTGTGGGCTGCGGAACCGCGCTCGGGGCGCTGGTCCGCTTCGTCCTTTCTTCGCTTCTCGGGGGCGGCGAGCTGCCACTGCTACTCATCAACGTTCTTGGCAGTGCTGTCATGGGCTATGCCAAACCCCCGGCATTCTGGGGCACAGGTTTCTTAGGCGGCTTCACTAGCTTTGCCACTTTCGCCTTCCTCACCTCCAGCTTCGGCCCGGCGCAGGCGGGGGCCTACGTGCTGGCGACGGTCGTCGGCTGCACCGGGGCTTACCTCATGGGTGACCGCCTGCAGGACCGGAGGCACGCATGATTCTCTCCATCCTGGCCGTACTCGCCGGTGGCTTTGTCGGCGGCTGCGGGCGCTACCTGCTCACCCGTGTGCTGCCCTCCCCCACGTGTACCTTTGCCGCCAACCTCGTCGGCGCGGCGGTGGCCGGTGTGGCCTATGGCTATGCCAC
Protein-coding regions in this window:
- a CDS encoding fructosamine kinase family protein translates to MLGSMDVFTKSVARADQAEAEAAGLRWLAAARKDVVVEVAGLTDSTISTRRVAQARPSAAAARAFGEALRQVHQAGAPAFGAPPEGWEGANFIGRVEQPCEPREAWGEFYAEQRVVPFIEGLPEGLRDSVYVAAEAIAAVDWDVEPARIHGDLWAGNVLFQEDTAVMIDPAAHGGHPWTDLAMLELFGTPYYDEILRGYGVGEEYRKWVPMHQLHPLAVHAMTHGPAYYAPLEQAARATLEALR
- a CDS encoding DsbA family protein, whose amino-acid sequence is MSTVKDPNSKSNSGFVWGLAVLLVIIAVVIGYIVYQGRGAQTDALGDYAAEDVSMEISLADNAVTLKSADAAKDATEVDLYEDYSCPHCGDLAKETDEQMKDAIDAGELVVHVRTLNFLDGSPNGLESIKSNTGHSSKAAAAMEQVAKTGDATLYWNLRKYLMENQSKVYNKWEMEDFAAAAKELGADDATVKAIEEAPVGEGNPLVTSNYEKLEKETGSVSSPRIIKDGKDIPEDDKTSIMEWVNIVTEK
- a CDS encoding MauE/DoxX family redox-associated membrane protein, producing the protein MTKTKISAPLVLDIISAFARFYMAYVWIKAGASKLSDQLAVSQSIKAYEIFTPEWSHYLSYLIGPLEVCGGLLLLLGLFLRQSAWVGQIVLVLFMIGIAQAWARGLGIDCGCFSVSPDEDAQVMNYMMTLLRDVFYSVLMVWTIKRPFTKFALHP
- the pgm gene encoding phosphoglucomutase (alpha-D-glucose-1,6-bisphosphate-dependent); translation: MAHERAGQLAQPSDLIDIAELVTAYYTRTPDADNPDQQVSFGTSGHRGSALDTAFNEAHILAITQAIVDYRAERGTTGAIFIGRDTHALSEPAMVSALEVLLANDLEVRVDDRGRYTPTPAVSHAILTNPGTDGIVITPSHNPPRDGGFKYNPPTGGPADTDATDWIAAKANDYLRAGLDGVKRVPVDGVLDARCVKHNYLDSYVSDLANVVDMAAIKDAGVRIGADPMGGASVDYWAAIAEHYELNMTVVNPDVDGTFRFMTLDTDGKIRMDCSSPDAMASLVDNRSKYDLATGNDADADRHGIVTPDAGLMNPNHYLAVAIEYLFSHRPQWGNAGVGKTLVSSSMIDRVVASLGRELVEVPVGFKWFVPGLVDGTLGFGGEESAGASFLRFDGTVWSTDKDGIILDLLAAEILAVTDKTPSQRYAELAEEYGAPAYARTDAPATREQKAILKKLSPEQVTATELAGEEIVAKLTEAPGNGAAIGGLKVRTENAWFAARPSGTEDKYKIYAESFRGEEHLKQVQEEAQALVSQVLGA
- a CDS encoding fluoride efflux transporter family protein, encoding MPQILLVGCGTALGALVRFVLSSLLGGGELPLLLINVLGSAVMGYAKPPAFWGTGFLGGFTSFATFAFLTSSFGPAQAGAYVLATVVGCTGAYLMGDRLQDRRHA